The following DNA comes from Polyangiaceae bacterium.
CGGCGTTGTCGACGTAGTGATCCGCAGCCTGTGCGCTCAACGCCACGAAGAAGGAAGCAAGTCCGAGGGCAAGCGATCTCATGGCAATGGTCCTTTCCTTGACGGGCTGGCGACTCGAGGGTCGCGCTGGCGCTGTCGCCCGACTCCGGCGTCGGGCTCGGCGGCTCCCGCGGAAATGGGTAGCATGCGTGGGCAGCGACGAAGCAGCGCGCGACTCGATGTCCGATTTTGCAAAGGCGGCGCCTCACGGCTCACCGCGTTTCGACACGCAGCGCGGACGCAAAGGCACCGCGACCTGCCACGCGACGGGAAGAGGCGGCGCAAGCGCTGCGACGTGCAGTGCTGATGCAATGGACCGCGCCGTGCAGCGAACGGTTTCAGCGTTGGGCGGGTGCGCCGAACTTGCGTGGGTCCGAGGCCGGCAGCCACTGGCCATTGCGCAACGCGATGCCCTGCACGGCGCTCTGGGTGAAGCGCACGGTGCCCAGGATTTCGCCACGGAAGGCCAGATCCTCACGCAGCGACTGGGCGACGCCCTTTTCCAAGAGCAGCGTCGGTCCCCCACTCGGCACCTGGAAGCGCGGCGCCGCAAGCTCCTTGGGCAAGTCTCCGCCAAAGGTCAGCCATGATACCAACACCTGCGTCACGTTCGTCGCGATCGTGGTTCCACCCGAGCCCCCAAGGGCGAGTTCCACCTTGCCATCGCGAAGCACGAACGTGGGCGTCATGCTCGACACCGGACGCGCTCCGGGACGAGGACGGTTCGGGCTCACTTTCATGCCGAAGGGCTCGACGTCCTTCGCAGCAGTGAAATCGTCCAGCTCGTCATTGAGCACGATGCCACTGGCTGGCGCGATCAACTTCGCGCCGAAAGTTCGATTCACCGTCGTCGTCAAAGAAACGACGTTGCCTGCTGCATCGGCTGTCACCATGTGGTGCGTGCCATGCTCTTCGAGACCGAAGCGGGGCAAGGTGTGAGTGCGCTCGATGCCGATGTGGGCACGCCGTTTCGCCATGCGCGCCGGCGCGGTCAGCTTGGCCACGTCCACAGCTACGTGGTCCGGGTCGCCTAGATAGCGCATGCGATCGGCAATCGCTCCGCGCATGGCCTCGGCCTGCAGGTGAATCAGCGCGCCGCTTCCCTTTCCGAGCTTCGCCAATCGCGCCTTTTCCAGCAGTGACAGAGTCTGCACGACCATCAGCCCGCCGGCGGAGGGCGGCGGCATGGTCACGATCTCGTGCTGTCCCCAGCGCACGCGCAGGGGCGTACGCTCGACGGGGCGATAGTTGGCTAGATCCGACAGCTCGAGAGAGCCCCCTGCCTTCTTCGCGCTGTCGACGATGTCCCTCGCGACCTCGCCGGCATAGAGCGCCTGTGGTCCTTCCGCGGCGATGCGCTCCAAGGTGGCTGCCAGCTTCGCTCGGACGACCCTCGCGCCTGCTGCCGCGGGTTTGCCTTGGGGATAGAAGATCCGCGCCAAGGTCGCGTCCACGCGCAAGCGATCGCCGTAGGCCGCCAAGGATCCGGCAAGGAATCGTCCCACCGGAAACCCTTGCTTCGCGCTCTGAATCGCGGGGGCGACGACGTCCTTCCAGGCACGCTTGCCAAACTTGCCGTGGAGCGCGTGCAAGCCGGCAACTTCGCCTGGCACCCCTACGTACTTGCCGCGCTCGGCATCGGAAAAGGGACGCGCTTCGAAGGCTTTGACGTCGAGCTTCGCTGGCGCGCGTTCGCGAAAGTCCAGAACGTAGACGCTCTTTTCCTTCGCCAACCACACCAGCGCAAAGCCACCCCCACCGATGCCACTCGACGTCGGACTGACGACGCCGCCCATCAACGCTGCGGCGATGGCGCCGTCGACGGCGTTGCCCCCGGCCGCCATCACGCCAACGGCAGCGCGGCTGGCCAGGTCGTTCTCGGTCGCCGCGGCGTTGCGCAGGCCAGCCCCTTCGGCCTTGGGCGCGAGGGCAAAAAGGACGGCGATGAGCAGCAGCGCCACCGGCAGCAGCGTGGGCCGCATGCGGGGGATGGGGCGAGTCACTTGGAACTGATACGATGCGCGCTCCCTTTTGAAAAGAGGACGGTCCCCGTGCGCTTCCTGTTCGTGATGGATCCAGCAGAAACCATGCTGCCTGACAAAGACACCAGCTTCGCGCTCATGCGTGGAGCGCTCGCTCTCGGGCACGAAACCCTGCACTGCCTGCCGCGCGAGATCATGAACTACGGACCCGAGGTGCGCGCCTGGGCGCGCCCGATCCGCGTGGCGAACGCCCCGCCCCACGTGACCCTCGGGGAAGCGAGCGAAGTGAAGCTGGCGGATCTGGACGCAGTGCTGGTGCGCAAGGATCCGCCCTTCGACTCGGACTACGCGCACCTGACGCAGCAGCTGGACTTGGTGACGGACCGCACCCTCGTGGTCAATTCTCCACGCGGGTTGCGTGACGCCAACGAGAAGCTATTCGCATTCCGCTTCTCCAAACACATGCCGCGCAGCTTGGTCGCCGCGGAGCCGGCACGCATTCTGGACTTCGTGAAACAGGTCGGTGGGCAAGCCGTGCTCAAGCCTCTGGACGGTGCAGGAGGCAGCGGCGTCGTGGCGCTGGCCACCGGCGACCGCAACACGCGCGCCTTGGTGGACTTGCTCACACGCGAAGGAAAGCAGCTTGCGCTCGTGCAAGAGTTCTTGCCCGCGATCAGCGAGGGCGACAAGCGCGTCATCGTCCTGGACGGAGAACCCTTGGGTGCCATCTTGCGCGTGCCTCGAGAGGACGACATTCGAGCCAACATCCATGTCGGAGGTCAGGTGAAGGCAACGCGCCTCACCGCACAGGAAGAAGCCCTCGTGCGCGACGTCGGCGTCGGCCTGCGCGAGTACGGCCTCGTTTTCGTCGGCCTGGACTTGATCGGCGGCCGCCTGATCGAGGTGAACGTCACCAGCCCGACCGGCATCCAGGAGTTGGGGCGGCTCGACGGCACGACTCCGGAAAACGACGTGATCCGCTGGCTGGAAGCGCACGCAGACCGCCCCGGCGCGCTGCACTAGCAGCCGTGGATACGTCTGGCGCACTTCAATAAGCAGCGACGAACTTGGCCAGTGCGAGGCCTTCGCCGCAACGTCGAGCCATGAGCCGCCGCTGCGAAGTCTGTGACACCGAAGGCAAGCCCAACAAGAGCAAGGTTCGTCGTCTGATCGTCGCCGAGCGCATCGTCGCGCTGTGCGACGACCACGCGGCCAAGGTGAAGACCAAGGAGCCCGGCAGCGTGAGCGAGTTGAGGTCCCTATACCTCGAGGTCAGTGGACGGCGTTCGCTCTTGCCGCGGCGCAGTCCCCTCGAT
Coding sequences within:
- the gshB gene encoding glutathione synthase; this encodes MRFLFVMDPAETMLPDKDTSFALMRGALALGHETLHCLPREIMNYGPEVRAWARPIRVANAPPHVTLGEASEVKLADLDAVLVRKDPPFDSDYAHLTQQLDLVTDRTLVVNSPRGLRDANEKLFAFRFSKHMPRSLVAAEPARILDFVKQVGGQAVLKPLDGAGGSGVVALATGDRNTRALVDLLTREGKQLALVQEFLPAISEGDKRVIVLDGEPLGAILRVPREDDIRANIHVGGQVKATRLTAQEEALVRDVGVGLREYGLVFVGLDLIGGRLIEVNVTSPTGIQELGRLDGTTPENDVIRWLEAHADRPGALH
- the ggt gene encoding gamma-glutamyltransferase yields the protein MTRPIPRMRPTLLPVALLLIAVLFALAPKAEGAGLRNAAATENDLASRAAVGVMAAGGNAVDGAIAAALMGGVVSPTSSGIGGGGFALVWLAKEKSVYVLDFRERAPAKLDVKAFEARPFSDAERGKYVGVPGEVAGLHALHGKFGKRAWKDVVAPAIQSAKQGFPVGRFLAGSLAAYGDRLRVDATLARIFYPQGKPAAAGARVVRAKLAATLERIAAEGPQALYAGEVARDIVDSAKKAGGSLELSDLANYRPVERTPLRVRWGQHEIVTMPPPSAGGLMVVQTLSLLEKARLAKLGKGSGALIHLQAEAMRGAIADRMRYLGDPDHVAVDVAKLTAPARMAKRRAHIGIERTHTLPRFGLEEHGTHHMVTADAAGNVVSLTTTVNRTFGAKLIAPASGIVLNDELDDFTAAKDVEPFGMKVSPNRPRPGARPVSSMTPTFVLRDGKVELALGGSGGTTIATNVTQVLVSWLTFGGDLPKELAAPRFQVPSGGPTLLLEKGVAQSLREDLAFRGEILGTVRFTQSAVQGIALRNGQWLPASDPRKFGAPAQR